A single Cannabis sativa cultivar Pink pepper isolate KNU-18-1 chromosome 7, ASM2916894v1, whole genome shotgun sequence DNA region contains:
- the LOC115698062 gene encoding pentatricopeptide repeat-containing protein At4g01400, mitochondrial, with the protein MQGIRWCKVLIPSNRSLIFLPRNPSLPQYSSQPQPGQNHNHKHHLVSPSRVQKLIAAQSDPLLAKEIFEYASRQPNFRHSYSSFLILILKLGRSRYFSLIDHLLLRLKAERYPVTHTLFSYLIKIYGEANLPQKAFQTFHTMLEFDCKPLPKHLNRILEILVSHRSHLRLAFELFRNSHEYGVLPNTESYNILMSAFCFNGDLSIAYDLFNKMFKRDLVPNDESYRILMQGLCRKGQVNTAVEFLEDMVNKGYTPDTLSYTTLLNSLCRKKQLREAYKLLCRMKVKGCNPDIVHYNTVIMGFCREGRAIDACKVLEDMATNGCLPSVVSYRTLVSGLCNQGSLDEAKRYLEEMVSKGFSPHFSVIHALVRSFCNVGRVEDACAVLGHVLNHGEVPHVDTWTAIVPRICEDNATIGIIDDILKGVYTVKVKQEMILEPRTCLENSL; encoded by the coding sequence ATGCAAGGCATCCGATGGTGCAAAGTTTTGATACCCTCGAATCGCTCTCTAATCTTCCTTCCACGGAACCCATCACTGCCCCAATACTCCTCACAACCCCAACCAGGTCAAAACCACAATCACAAACACCACTTGGTTTCTCCTTCAAGAGTCCAAAAGCTCATTGCTGCACAATCCGACCCTTTACTCGCCAAAGAGATATTCGAGTACGCCTCTCGCCAACCCAACTTTCGCCATTCTTATTCTTcatttctcattctcattctgaAGCTAGGCCGCTCAAGGTACTTCTCTCTTATCGACCATCTCCTTCTTCGTCTCAAGGCTGAGAGATACCCAGTTACGCACACCCTGTTTTCCTATCTTATCAAAATCTATGGAGAGGCTAATTTGCCCCAAAAGGCTTTTCAAACCTTTCATACTATGCTGGAATTTGACTGTAAGCCTTTGCCCAAACACTTGAATCGGATACTTGAGATTCTAGTTTCTCACCGGAGCCATCTCCGGCTGGCTTTTGAGCTTTTCAGGAATTCTCATGAGTATGGAGTATTGCCTAATACTGAATCTTACAATATTTTGATGAGTGCCTTTTGTTTTAATGGCGATCTTAGTATTGCATACGACCTCTTCAACAAAATGTTTAAGAGAGACCTCGTTCCTAATGACGAGTCGTATAGGATTTTGATGCAGGGGTTGTGTAGGAAAGGGCAGGTTAATACGGCGGTGGAATTTTTGGAGGATATGGTGAACAAAGGGTACACTCCTGACACCTTGAGCTATACTACATTATTGAATAGTTTGTGTCGGAAGAAGCAGCTAAGAGAGGCATATAAGCTTCTGTGTAGGATGAAGGTTAAGGGGTGTAATCCTGATATTGTTCATTATAATACAGTTATTATGGGATTTTGCAGAGAAGGTCGTGCCATTGATGCTTGTAAGGTTCTTGAGGATATGGCCACAAATGGGTGTTTACCCAGTGTGGTGTCTTACCGAACATTGGTTAGTGGATTATGTAACCAAGGAAGTCTTGATGAGGCAAAAAGATACCTTGAGGAGATGGTGTCAAAGGGGTTTTCTCCACATTTCTCAGTTATTCATGCTTTGGTCAGAAGTTTCTGTAATGTTGGTAGGGTTGAGGATGCTTGTGCGGTTCTGGGGCATGTTCTAAACCATGGGGAAGTTCCTCATGTAGACACTTGGACAGCAATAGTTCCTAGGATATGTGAAGATAATGCAACCATAGGAATAATCGACGATATTCTGAAAGGGGTGTATACAGTTAAAGTTAAGCAAGAAATGATACTAGAGCCTCGTACTTGTCTAGAGAACTCTCTCTGA
- the LOC115696376 gene encoding uncharacterized mitochondrial protein AtMg00240-like: MEANLKLGQDEKEKLADPTLYRKIVGKLQYLTITRPDISYSVNKLSQFLSTPRVTHMHAAQRVLQHVKSYPRQGIFFAANTKVKLHAYTDSNWAVCPNTRRSTTGFCIFVGSSIIC; the protein is encoded by the coding sequence ATGGAAGCCAATCTCAAACTTGGCCAAGATGAAAAAGAGAAGTTGGCTGATCCAACACTGTATAGAAAGATTGTTGGGAAACTTCAGTACCTAACAATCACTAGACCAGACATTTCTTACTCCGTGAACAAACTGAGTCAGTTTTTATCCACACCTCGAGTCACACATATGCATGCAGCTCAAAGGGTTCTACAACATGTTAAAAGCTACCCTAGACAAGGAATCTTCTTTGCTGCAAACACAAAAGTTAAATTACATGCCTACACTGACTCAAATTGGGCAGTATGCCCAAATACAAGGAGATCAACTACTGGATTTTGTATCTTTGTTGGATCATCTATCATCTGTTGA